GTGTTCGCCGAACCACGGCGCCATCAGCGGGTAGATCGGGTTGGCGAGGTCGGGGCGCGCGTTGAGGTACATCCGCCACTGGGCGGCGATAATCTCGCCGACCTGGCCGGGGGATGCCTCCGCGATGGTGCGCTCGATCAGGGTGTGGGCGTCTGCGTCGGGCGGGCGGATGAACGCCACCGCGGCCACGGTCGACAGGGCGATCTCGACCTGGCCGGAGCCGTGGCCGCGGAACCACGCGTCCGCGCATGCCTCGGCCACCGTGTGGGCCCGGGTGTGGGGCCCGCCCCCTGGGGGGCGGGCCGTCTTGGCGGGGCTCACAGCGGGTTCCCGATGCCGTCGACGAGGTCATCGGGCACCCCGAAGGCGCCGAACCGGTCCTCGAAGCTGTAGCGGATGTAGCCGACCGCCGGGGGGCAGTCGTCGTCGTGCAGCTCGTCAGGGGCGGCGCCGCAGTCCCAGCAGTCCCGGTCGCTGGCGTTGTATCCGCGGCTCATGCCGACACCTCCTCGTGGTCCTCGTCGGTGGTGTAGGCCGCGAGCAGCTCGGCCAGGACCTGGCGGTCGGGGCGGTGGCCGGACGCTGCGGGCGCGGGCAGCGGGCACGTGCAGGCGCCGCGCGGCTCCTGGCAGTCGGCGGGCACCGTCTGCGAGATGTCCCAGACGTAGCCGACGTGGTAGCCGACCGCCTGCCGGCGGGTGCCGTCGCCTCCGGCCGCCGGTTCGGGCGTTCCGGTTTCTTCGGTGTCCTTCTTGCGGCGGGTGTTGGGCATGAACACGCCCAAGCCCTTCTGGCCTTTGGCGACCACGCGGCCGTGCTCCTGCCACTGGCGGAACCCGCGCACCTGGGTGGCGGTGGGCAGCTGCGCCCAGATCGCCAGGGTGTTGGTGGGGCTGTAGCGGTCGCCGAGGCGGGCGGCGAGGGCTTCGACGGTGTCGAGCTGGCCGGGGTCCGAGGTGGCGACCGCGAGCGTGATCATCTCGTTGAGGTCGGCGGGGGTCATGCGTGGCATGGTGTGTGCTCCCTTTCGCGTAGGTGTCGGCCCCGGGGCGCTGCGGTGACATCTCCGGGGCCGAGGCCGGGGCGGGCGGCCCGGCGGGGCCGCCCGCAGGGGGTTACTGGCAGGCGGCGCGCAGCTGGTCGGACATGGCGGCGGTGGCGGTGCCGGCGATGCCGCCGACGTAGGCGCGGCCCTGCGTGGGGACGAGGACGGTGCGCAAGGCGCCGGCGGCCTCGACCTCGATGACGTGGCCGTCCGAGAGCGCGATGGCGTGTCCGGCGCCGGCCGCGGTGACGGCCGCGCGGTAGGCGACCGAGCCGATGGTGGGCAGGCCCTCCAGGACGCCGATGACCATGTCGGCGTATTCGGTGTCGAAGCTGGTGAGGTTGGCGTAGATGTCGGCGCGCTGGACGGCGTCGAGGCCGGTGAGGTCGCGCTCCGCGGTGAGCTGCTTGATGGTGAGGGTCTGGCCGCCGGTTGCCGTGTTCATTTCGCCCTCCGGGTGGTTGCTGCGTTCTTTCTTATATCTTTATCATAATAAACCTCTTTTCAGATAGCAAGAATTCGCGGGGGAAATTCCCCTCGAATTCGGTCCCGCAGGCGCGCTGACCTGCGGATCCGCGAAGGAGGGGGTCAGCCGGCGTTGCGTTCCCACTGGGCGCGGTTGAAGGCCGCGGTCCGCCCGTACACCCCGCCCAAACCCTCCTGGAGGTCCGGGCCGTGGCCGTTGCAGACGACCTCCACCTCCCGGGAGAACCCGCCGTCGGTGCGCACCGCCACCGCCTGCAACGTGACCAAGGTCGAACCGCGCAGGCGGGCGCGCGCCGGCGCCCGCACGTAGCCCACGAAGAACCCCTTCTTCGCGTCGGTCGCCTTGGCCGTAGCGGGGTCGCGGGCCTGCGACTCGCGGAACCAGCCGGTGAACCGGCCGCGCGGGTCGTCGTCGGGCAGCAGCCCCCACGCCGGCCCGTAGCGGGTGTCGACCGCCTTGGCGGGCACCAGGACGCCCTCCAGGTCGAACACGGCGAGGAACACGGCGGTGCCGCCAGCCTCCTCGATGGCGGCCTGCAATTCGAGCTCGTCGCCGAGGCGCTGGGCGCACCACTGGGACAGGAACCCGTCGGTGTCGCACCGCTCGAAGCTCGCGGCGGCTTCGCGGCGCTGCTGCGCGGCCTGCTCGCGCAGGGACTGTGCGGACATGGTGAACCTCCTGGGGTCATGTGTGGGGGGTGTGCGCGTATGGGTCGGCCCCGGACACCGCGGGGTGTCCGGGGCCGGTGGGCGGGGGGTCAGGCCGCGATGGTGTCGCAGCGGCCGGCGTGGATACCGGGGGTGCCGGCGCAGTAGTGGCACAGGGCGGTCTCGACGTCGCCGACGTCGAAGGTGGCGACGGCCTCCCGGGCGTTGCAGTTTTCGCAGTCCATGGCTCGGGTCCTTCCGTTGGGGCGGGTGTGGGTTGCGGCCCGCCCCCGGTGGGGCGGGCGGGTCGGTCAGAGGTCGCGGCGCCAGGTGCGCTTCTCGGCGGCGCGCTGGCGGCGCCGGCGAAGCTTGGCGGCCTTCCGGCCGTGCTGGCCGGGCAGCAGGTAGCAGGTGCAGCCGCGGTTGGCGTAGGCGCAAACCTGGCGGTGGCCGGGGTCGACGCGGCCGAGGAGGGGCGTGGTGGAGGCCATGGCGATTCTCCGTTCCGAGTGGTTTATTGCTTGATTGCTTATATCTTAATCATAATAATCACCCGTTTAAATAGCAAGTGTTCGGTGTGATTTTTGCAGGAAATTCGCGCATTTCTCGAAGGGAATTCTGCGCCTGGGAATGGGGCCGCACACAGAGGCCGGCCCCGCAAGGTATCCACCTTGCGGGGCCGAGGGAGGGGAGCGGGTGTCAGGCCCACACGACGGCGGCGCCGTGGTCGCGCGCCCACGCGGCGACCTCAGCGAGCTGCTGCAGCCGCTCGGCCAGGTAGCCGGGGCGGCGGCCGCAGTCGATCACGTTGCCGTCGCGCACCATGGGGCGCCCGTTGGCGTCGTCGGTGGCGACGTCCAGCAGCGCCGTGGCGGTCAGCACCCGCCCGAGGATGTCCTCGGCGGGCGCGATGCCGGCCAGCTCGTCGTGGAGCACGATCCCGAGCGGGCCGACGGCGTCCGGCGCGTCGGCGTGCTGCTCGGGGCGCAGGCCGAGCAGCCGCAGCAGCGTGGCCGCGTTGGCGTTGGACACGGCGAGGTCGGGGCCGTCCTCGTCGTGGTCCTCGGGGAAGAAGGTGACCGACATCGGGCTGTCTCCTTAATCAGGCGGCCAGGGTGAACGTGCGCGCCGGCGCGGTGGGGGCCAGGCGGGCGGCGGTGAGGATCTGCACGGCCGCGGTGTGCCAGCAGCGGGTGCCGCGGACGCCGGCCTGGCAGGTGCAGTGGTGGGCGGTGGCGCGGTGGGTGCGGGTGCCGTCGGCGGAGACGACGAGGTGGATGCCGTCGCGGTAGTGGACGAGGGCGCCGTCTTCGATCGCCTCGGTGGCGGAGGCGATCTGGTGGTCCTTGTAGCCCTCCAGCGTGGCCTTCTCGGCGCGGATCTCGGCCCAGCAGCCTTTGCCGTAGCCGAGGCGGATGCTGCGGGCGGAGGTGAGGGGGCGGTGGCAGCGCCGGCAGGTGGCGGTGTGGGCGGTGCTGGTGGCCATCGCGGTCTCCCTCGGGGTGGTGCCTGACTGCTTATATCTAAATCATAATTCATTATGGTTCAGATATCAAGAGGTGCGGGGGACAGGGGCGGACAGAAGTCGGCTCCCGCACCCGGTGCGGGCGCGGGGCCGGGTGCGGGATCAGAAGCCCATGATGTCGGTCAGCGAGAAGCGCACGCCGGCCTCTGCCGCGGCCTTCTCCGCCGCGGCGTAGGCCTCGTTGAACTTGCCGAGGTTGATCCGCTTCGTGGCGTCGTCGGCGCCGGGGCTGTAGGTGGCCATGTACTGGTAGACCTCGCGGGCCTCTGTCAGGGCCTCCAGGAAGGTGCCGAGGGCGCCGGGGGCCTCGACCATCAGCATCTCGCCGGTGTTCTCGTCCTCGGCGAAGAACAGAGCGTCCACGGTGCGCCTCCCAGGGGGTGAGTAACTTGCTTGCTTATATCTTAATCATAATAGTTACCTATTCAGATATCAATGGATTGGTGGAGGGATTTCACCGAAAACACCAGGTCACAGGTACATTCCCAACGCTTCCATTGCCGCCTGGTACTCCCAGCACGGCCACTCCACGTGGTCGCCCTCCGCGTGGGAGATGTGGCACACCCGGCCTTGCGGGGTGTCCAGCGGCTGGTGGCCCCGGGTCAGCGCCCGCACCGCTGCGACCGCCCGGGAGGTGTCGCCCTCCTCCTCGATGCGCGCGAGTTCGGCCTCCAGCGCCGTCACCATCGCTTCCCCCGGCTGGTGGCGTGGCAGTGGCCGCACACCATCCACGGCCACCGGCGGACCCGCTCCGTGCGGCCGCAGCCGGTGCAGCGCCCGCGCAGAACCTCCCGCGCGCCGACCTTGGGCATGGCCCCGGCCAGGGCGGCGCCGGTATCGGTCGCCAGCGCGGTCACCGCCTCCAGGCCGGCGCCGCAGCAGCGCGACGCCTCCGCCCGGTACCCGTTCTGGTCGGCGCCCCATCCGCCGGCGGGCGGCTGGGCCCACTCCAACACGCCCTCGACCGCCAGGGCGCCCGTCTGGTGGCAGCGGGCGCACGTCTCGTCGGGCAGGGGGAAGGTGTAGGGGGAGGGGGCGCGGTCGGGCGGAGGCACCTGCACGTCCTCGCTGTGGTGGTTGCTCATGGCTGTCACCTTCTATTCGTGGTCGGGGCCCCGGCCCCACGGCAGGGGCCGGGGCGGTCGGGGGTCAGGCCGCCGGCTCCTCACCGGCGGCCTCGTCCAGGTCGGGGGAGGCGCCGGAGGCGGCCATCGCCGCCGCCTTGCGCAGCACCGACTCCGCCTTGCCAGCCGCCTCGCGCAGCGCGGCGATGCGCTGCTGGTACACCCCGGGGCCGGCGGCGCCGGTCAGCACCCGCGCCAGCTCGGCCGGGTCCGCCTGGGCCAGCTCGTGCAGGATTCCGCCCGCGGACGCCAACCGGTCCACCTGGGAGGTGACCTGCGCGCGCCGCTTGCGGATCTGCTTCTTCTCCTCCTCGGAGGGCTCGTCGACGTCGAACATGACGCCCTGGTCCTCCAGCTCCCGGCGGGTCTGGGCGAACGCTTCGGCGTCGCGGAAGTTGGTGAACTCGCCCTTGATCCACTTGTTGAGGACCAGGCGCTGCCCCTCGGAGGTGAGGCGGCAGACGTAGCCGGCCAGCCCCGTGGGCAGGTGCTGCTTGTCGAGGGCCTCGCGGGCGGGGCCGATCAGGTTCAGCAGCGGCAGCCGCCAGGTGATGTAGGCGACCGTCTTGCCGACGGCTGTGGCCACCTCTTCGGTGGTCATGCCGTGCTCGTCGATCAGCTTTGCGAAGGCTTCGGCCTCCTCCATGGGGGTCATGTCGGCGCGTGCGGAGTTCTCCACCACCGACTCCAGGAAGGTGGATCCGGTGCCGTGCTCGACGACGGCCAGCAGCTCGGTGAGGCCCGCGCGGTGGGCGGCGCGCCACCGCCGCTCACCCATGATCAGCGTGTAGCGGCGGCTCGCGCGGTCGTAGCGCACCCGCACCGGCTGCTGCTGGCCGACCGCGGCCAGGGAGCCGGCGAGCTTGTCCAGTTCGGTCTCGTCGAAGTGCTGGCGGGGCTGGGCGGGATCGCGGTCGATGCGGTCGAGCGGGATGGTCTTCTGCGTGGCGGCCATGGCGGGGTCCCTTCTGTGCGGGCGTGGTCGGAGAGGAGAGGGAGGGTGAGGGGGGCGGCGGCGCCCCACCGCGGGGCGCCGCCAGGGCGGGTGGTTAGAACAGGGCGGCCGCCCGGACCAGAGCGCGGACCTGGGTGTCGTGGCGCTCGATGAGGGCATCCAGGTTGTCGGCCTGCTTCTCGTCCGGGGCGGTGATGGCGGAGGCCTGCTCGTCGGGGCCGGAGTTCAGGGTGGCGTTGATGCGGTCGGCGGTGCGGGTGAGGCGCTCGGCGGCGGCGCGGAGGCGGTTCTCGGTGTCGACGAGGTCGGTGACGAGGGTGTTGAGGAGATGGGCGGCGGCCCGGTTGGTGCCGGCGAGGTCGAAGATGTCGATGTCCTTGCCGGTGTACTTGCGGATGATGTCCTGCATTTCTGCCTCCCGGGTGTTTGGGTTGCCGTTCTTTGTTATATCTAAATCATAATTCAATATGAATCAAATAGCAATTGGGGGAGGGGAATTGTCCGAACGAATTTCCCTTCCCCGCGGTCAGCGGCTCACATCAGCGCCTCCGGCGCGGTGCACCGGGTGGCCCCGCTCGCCGTCCCGATCCACCTCCCGGCACCTCTCGCACTCCTGAGGACAGCGCACGCGGCAGGCGACCATGTGCGCGCACAGCCCACACACCGGATTCACCTTCGGGCTCGCCCACCACCCGCTGACGGCGTGGGCGCACTCCATCCGCGCCGGCAGGTAGAGCCACCCGCACAGGGTGTACGCGCACAGGGCGCCGCGGCCGCCACCGAGGTCCACCCAGTGCTCGTATCCGGTGATGATGTGCTTGACCTCGCCGGACTCGCGGTCGATCGGCATCACGCGCCCTCCTCGCCCACGCCCAGCTCCGCCAGGCGCGCCACCAGTTCGCCGCGCAGCCCGAGCGTTTCGGGGTCGGCCTCGTCCTCCAGGGCGTGCAGCTCCTCGGTCAGCGCCACCGCCTCGCTCACCCGGTCGATGGCCGTGCACGCGGTCTCGTAGGCGATCTGGAGGATGAGGCGGCCGAAGGTGTGGGCCACCACGGTGCTGGAGCCCAGCCCCTCGGCCTGGGCCGCCCAGTCGGCTGCGGCCTTGGGCGCGGCCGTGTGCAGGCTGTAGCCGGCCTCCACGTAGGACCGCAGGTGCAGGCGGGCCTTGTCGGCCAGCTCTTCAGGGACGGCGTCGAGGTTCGCGAAGCGTGCCACGTGTGCTCCTTCGGGTCGGTGAACAGAGGAAGAGGAGGGGGAGGGGCCCCGCCCGCTGCGTGCGGGCGGGGCCGGTGCGCTACCAGTCGAGCGCCTCGGAGGCGACGCCGGGCAGGTGCCCGAGCTGGGCG
This is a stretch of genomic DNA from Streptomonospora litoralis. It encodes these proteins:
- a CDS encoding ArdC family protein — encoded protein: MPRMTPADLNEMITLAVATSDPGQLDTVEALAARLGDRYSPTNTLAIWAQLPTATQVRGFRQWQEHGRVVAKGQKGLGVFMPNTRRKKDTEETGTPEPAAGGDGTRRQAVGYHVGYVWDISQTVPADCQEPRGACTCPLPAPAASGHRPDRQVLAELLAAYTTDEDHEEVSA
- a CDS encoding DUF6011 domain-containing protein; protein product: MATSTAHTATCRRCHRPLTSARSIRLGYGKGCWAEIRAEKATLEGYKDHQIASATEAIEDGALVHYRDGIHLVVSADGTRTHRATAHHCTCQAGVRGTRCWHTAAVQILTAARLAPTAPARTFTLAA
- a CDS encoding ParB/RepB/Spo0J family partition protein, coding for MAATQKTIPLDRIDRDPAQPRQHFDETELDKLAGSLAAVGQQQPVRVRYDRASRRYTLIMGERRWRAAHRAGLTELLAVVEHGTGSTFLESVVENSARADMTPMEEAEAFAKLIDEHGMTTEEVATAVGKTVAYITWRLPLLNLIGPAREALDKQHLPTGLAGYVCRLTSEGQRLVLNKWIKGEFTNFRDAEAFAQTRRELEDQGVMFDVDEPSEEEKKQIRKRRAQVTSQVDRLASAGGILHELAQADPAELARVLTGAAGPGVYQQRIAALREAAGKAESVLRKAAAMAASGASPDLDEAAGEEPAA